The Candidatus Woesearchaeota archaeon genome includes a region encoding these proteins:
- the gyrA gene encoding DNA gyrase subunit A, which produces MVNPDKSNTEETPQSQPVHQKIIPRSVEEEMKSSYLDYAMSVIVSRALPDVRDGLKPVHRRILYAMNEMGMHHSKPFKKSARIVGEVLGKYHPHGDTAVYDTLVRMAQTFSLRYVLVDGQGNFGSVDGDSPAAMRYCVTGDTLVSTNRGIIPIESISDGEEKEIYLKVINYQGKVVRANKFFDSGKHKILKLTTTQGYELKGSYNHPVLCWGLNDFGFPTLQWKVLNDITPKDYAIINRSSALFSTHNTNVTPFSPKNSRYKDIGLPKKMNADLAFLLGALVSEGFFHQGQIGFNNQDVEFYSKVKNIVKQQFSGINLYERNIKGDCWQLSIYHQQAVKFLENIGLTRVKSGEKEIPFTVLSSSRGAIQQFLMALFEGDGSVIFHKDKRHGGKSIELLYNSKSYKLIQQLKTLLLSFGIVTTSPFRDKRNNCYKLIISGHGNIKTFKENIGFFSQRKQTILSKISEVNSGRMSKIDHIPFLNDYLRANYKEAFIQKNNVDRYNRLEQHYLRLKKILGTQDNNLIDWLIRKKYFFDKVKIVERLNQEDKVYSIRVDSPCHSFVANGFINHNTEARLKKIADELLQDIEKETVAFVANFDGSLQEPAVLPAKLPNLLLNGSSGIAVGMATNIPPHNLGEISEAIIRVIDQPELSIQELMQVIKGPDFPTGGLILGHNGILSSYATGRGRILVRARTTVEQQKNRQRIIVTEIPYMVNKATLIEQIAHAIRDKIIQGITDIRDESDREGMRVVLELKNDANPEIVLNQLFKHSRMQVTFGTIMLALVHNEPKVFTLKELIEHYIAYRKQVITKRTQFDLTKAQEREHILLGLKIALEYIDPVIALIKKSPTVQDAKAGLMEFYSLSEKQAQAILDMRLQRLTSLEQEKIREELRALHLHIKELKIILASSTKILEIIKEEVRQLREAYGDVRRTEIIESEEEEIELEDLIKPEEVAVTVTHAGYAKRMPLDFYKQQRRGGKGIIGATAKDGDVVETLFVANTLDVILLFTDKGKVHWLKVYQIPEASRIAKGKPLINLVELDQGEKITALVPLKGFHEEGQYLMMATKNGIVKKTPLQLFSNPRQGGIRAITLDPGDQLIGVKLTDGHRQLILATRNGMAVKFHETNVRSMGRSARGVVGIRLRDGEEVIGMVVALDDKTLLTVTENGYGKRTLIEEYRLINRGGIGVINIQCSERNGKVVGIKSVDDDDEIMLISKQGIIIRIRAHDLSVIGRNTQGVRVMKLEQDDKLVAVAKIATDSGTEELPPIDDSVNDDESENVLKQENSSSGENGHILLDESSNPSAKPDED; this is translated from the coding sequence ATGGTTAACCCAGACAAAAGCAACACAGAAGAGACTCCTCAAAGTCAACCCGTGCATCAGAAGATTATTCCTCGATCGGTTGAAGAGGAGATGAAGAGCTCCTATCTAGATTATGCAATGTCGGTCATTGTGAGTAGGGCACTTCCTGATGTCCGTGATGGTCTCAAACCCGTCCATCGTCGTATTCTCTATGCCATGAATGAGATGGGTATGCACCACAGTAAGCCCTTCAAGAAAAGCGCGCGAATTGTTGGTGAAGTCTTAGGAAAATATCACCCCCACGGAGACACTGCAGTCTATGATACCTTAGTAAGAATGGCCCAAACATTCTCACTACGCTATGTGCTTGTTGATGGTCAAGGAAACTTTGGAAGTGTTGATGGCGATTCTCCGGCAGCTATGCGCTACTGTGTAACAGGGGACACCTTAGTTTCGACTAATAGGGGGATTATACCTATCGAAAGCATCTCCGATGGAGAAGAAAAAGAAATTTATTTAAAAGTAATCAATTATCAAGGAAAAGTTGTTAGAGCAAACAAGTTTTTTGATTCTGGTAAGCATAAAATTCTTAAATTGACAACGACACAAGGGTATGAACTTAAAGGCTCTTATAATCACCCGGTTCTTTGCTGGGGATTAAACGATTTCGGCTTCCCCACCTTACAATGGAAGGTTTTGAATGATATAACTCCCAAGGATTATGCGATTATTAATCGAAGTTCCGCATTATTTAGTACTCACAACACCAACGTAACACCCTTCTCCCCAAAAAATTCTCGCTATAAAGACATTGGACTGCCAAAAAAAATGAATGCAGATTTGGCTTTCCTCTTAGGAGCCTTAGTCTCGGAAGGTTTTTTTCACCAGGGACAGATTGGCTTTAATAACCAAGATGTTGAGTTCTATAGCAAGGTAAAAAATATAGTTAAACAACAGTTTTCTGGTATTAACTTATATGAAAGAAATATAAAGGGAGACTGCTGGCAGTTAAGCATCTATCATCAACAAGCGGTAAAGTTCTTAGAAAATATTGGATTAACCCGCGTCAAGTCTGGTGAAAAAGAAATACCCTTTACCGTCTTGTCATCAAGCCGGGGGGCAATACAACAATTTTTAATGGCTTTATTCGAAGGCGACGGTAGTGTAATTTTTCACAAGGACAAGAGACACGGCGGTAAGAGTATTGAACTTCTTTATAACTCAAAAAGTTATAAATTAATACAACAATTGAAAACGTTGTTATTAAGTTTTGGTATTGTAACCACCTCACCTTTCAGAGATAAAAGAAATAATTGTTACAAGCTGATAATTAGTGGACACGGAAACATAAAAACGTTTAAAGAAAATATTGGATTCTTTTCGCAAAGGAAACAAACCATTTTATCAAAAATTTCTGAAGTTAATTCTGGAAGAATGAGTAAGATTGATCACATCCCTTTTTTGAATGATTATTTAAGAGCTAATTACAAAGAAGCATTTATTCAAAAAAATAATGTAGATAGATACAATAGATTAGAGCAACATTATCTTCGTCTTAAAAAGATTCTTGGAACTCAGGATAATAACCTGATCGATTGGCTTATTCGTAAGAAGTATTTCTTTGATAAGGTAAAGATTGTTGAACGATTAAACCAGGAAGATAAGGTATACTCTATCAGGGTAGATAGCCCCTGTCATTCTTTTGTTGCCAATGGGTTTATCAATCATAATACTGAAGCACGACTCAAGAAAATTGCAGATGAACTGCTTCAGGATATTGAGAAGGAAACCGTTGCTTTTGTAGCAAACTTTGATGGAAGCTTGCAAGAACCTGCTGTTTTACCAGCAAAACTCCCGAATCTGCTGTTAAATGGAAGCAGCGGTATTGCCGTTGGTATGGCCACCAACATTCCGCCCCATAACTTGGGTGAGATCAGCGAAGCTATTATTCGGGTTATTGATCAACCTGAACTCTCCATCCAGGAACTGATGCAAGTAATTAAAGGCCCGGATTTTCCTACAGGCGGTTTGATTCTTGGTCATAACGGTATTCTGAGCTCCTATGCCACAGGAAGAGGCAGAATTCTTGTTCGAGCGAGAACAACCGTGGAACAACAGAAGAACAGACAACGCATTATTGTGACTGAAATTCCGTATATGGTAAACAAAGCTACCTTAATCGAACAAATCGCTCATGCCATTCGTGATAAGATCATCCAGGGAATAACCGATATCAGAGATGAGTCTGACCGAGAGGGTATGCGTGTTGTGTTGGAACTTAAAAATGACGCAAATCCCGAGATTGTGTTGAATCAACTCTTTAAGCATTCGAGAATGCAAGTCACGTTCGGAACGATCATGTTGGCGTTAGTGCATAATGAGCCGAAGGTATTTACTCTCAAGGAATTAATTGAGCATTACATTGCGTATCGAAAGCAGGTCATTACTAAGAGAACCCAATTTGATTTAACCAAGGCACAGGAAAGGGAGCACATTCTTCTCGGACTAAAGATTGCTCTTGAGTATATTGATCCGGTCATAGCACTTATTAAGAAATCACCGACGGTTCAAGACGCCAAAGCCGGGCTGATGGAGTTTTACTCTCTGAGCGAGAAACAAGCACAGGCCATCCTCGATATGAGACTCCAACGACTTACTTCGCTTGAGCAAGAAAAGATTCGTGAAGAGCTCAGGGCCTTACACCTTCACATCAAAGAGTTGAAGATTATTTTAGCGAGCAGTACCAAAATTCTTGAGATCATTAAGGAGGAAGTTCGTCAATTACGTGAGGCCTATGGAGATGTGCGAAGAACTGAAATTATTGAGAGTGAAGAAGAAGAGATTGAACTTGAAGATCTTATTAAACCAGAAGAAGTTGCGGTAACTGTCACGCATGCAGGATATGCAAAGCGAATGCCGCTTGATTTTTACAAGCAACAACGTCGTGGCGGAAAGGGGATTATTGGAGCCACAGCAAAGGACGGGGATGTCGTAGAGACCTTGTTTGTAGCAAATACCTTAGACGTGATTTTGCTCTTCACTGATAAAGGAAAAGTACATTGGTTGAAGGTTTACCAGATCCCTGAGGCAAGTAGGATTGCCAAGGGAAAGCCACTGATTAATCTTGTTGAGCTAGATCAAGGAGAGAAGATCACTGCCCTCGTTCCTCTGAAGGGATTCCATGAAGAGGGCCAGTATCTGATGATGGCAACAAAGAACGGTATTGTGAAGAAAACGCCGCTCCAACTCTTCTCAAATCCCCGTCAAGGAGGCATTCGTGCGATTACCCTTGATCCGGGAGATCAATTAATTGGTGTAAAGTTAACCGATGGACACCGTCAATTAATCCTTGCCACAAGAAATGGCATGGCAGTGAAATTTCATGAGACCAATGTTCGTTCAATGGGGCGGTCTGCTCGGGGTGTTGTTGGTATCCGTCTCAGAGACGGAGAGGAAGTTATCGGTATGGTTGTTGCTCTTGATGATAAAACCTTATTGACCGTTACTGAAAATGGTTATGGAAAGCGAACTCTCATTGAAGAGTATCGCCTCATCAATCGAGGAGGAATCGGCGTCATCAATATACAATGTAGCGAGCGCAATGGAAAGGTTGTAGGCATCAAATCAGTTGATGATGACGACGAGATTATGCTCATCAGTAAACAAGGGATCATCATCCGTATACGAGCGCACGATCTCTCAGTTATTGGCCGAAACACGCAAGGAGTTCGGGTTATGAAACTGGAGCAGGATGATAAACTGGTTGCAGTTGCGAAAATAGCAACCGATAGCGGAACAGAAGAGCTTCCACCTATCGATGATTCTGTGAACGATGACGAAAGCGAAAATGTACTGAAGCAGGAGAATTCGTCCTCTGGAGAAAACGGTCATATATTGCTTGACGAATCAAGCAATCCTTCAGCCAAACCAGACGAGGATTAG
- a CDS encoding DUF4352 domain-containing protein, with translation MTDSVKKPWYKKWWAIAIFIFIGLIIISSLFGGNDDSTENAKPDEENRAGLQQQEQQQEVKTYQLGDEIQAGDFTWKITGVSTAKEIGQDLAGTFFGETADGIFVIVDVEVSNTAKSAKYLTNSFVKLIDEQSREFSPNTAAAIYLKPEGSALLFEQINPGITKKGKIVYDVPEGVNNFNVKITSNLLSSNIYNLKLTINP, from the coding sequence ATGACAGATTCTGTAAAGAAACCATGGTACAAAAAATGGTGGGCAATTGCTATTTTTATCTTTATTGGCTTAATAATCATAAGCAGCCTGTTCGGTGGTAATGATGACTCTACTGAGAATGCAAAACCAGATGAGGAGAACCGTGCCGGGCTACAACAGCAAGAGCAGCAACAAGAAGTAAAAACCTATCAGCTAGGAGACGAAATCCAAGCAGGGGACTTTACTTGGAAGATTACTGGAGTTTCAACAGCAAAAGAAATAGGACAGGACCTTGCAGGTACGTTCTTTGGTGAAACCGCAGATGGAATTTTTGTTATAGTCGATGTAGAAGTCTCGAATACGGCTAAATCCGCAAAGTATCTCACTAATTCTTTTGTTAAATTAATAGATGAGCAGAGTAGAGAGTTTTCTCCTAACACTGCGGCTGCAATCTATCTAAAACCAGAAGGCTCTGCACTTTTGTTTGAGCAAATAAACCCAGGTATAACTAAGAAAGGAAAAATTGTTTATGATGTTCCAGAAGGCGTAAATAACTTTAATGTAAAAATTACGTCAAACCTATTAAGCAGCAATATTTACAACCTAAAGTTGACAATTAATCCATAA
- a CDS encoding PRC-barrel domain-containing protein, which translates to MLKMKKISETYDMKVFTDTGDYFGDVEESILTQNKVFGWRVKSTKNSFLTRVLGSAKGVIVPHQLVKSIGDVMIISKAAMPAHSADEEEKEE; encoded by the coding sequence ATGCTTAAAATGAAGAAAATCTCTGAAACCTACGATATGAAGGTCTTTACTGATACTGGTGATTATTTTGGTGATGTCGAGGAATCCATTCTTACTCAGAACAAGGTGTTTGGCTGGCGGGTTAAATCAACCAAGAACAGCTTTTTGACGAGGGTGTTGGGAAGCGCCAAGGGTGTTATCGTTCCCCATCAGTTAGTCAAGAGCATTGGCGACGTCATGATCATCAGCAAGGCTGCAATGCCTGCCCACTCTGCAGACGAAGAAGAAAAGGAAGAGTAA